One window of Plasmodium falciparum 3D7 genome assembly, chromosome: 7 genomic DNA carries:
- a CDS encoding Obg-like ATPase 1, putative — MAPKKKEEEPPKLLLGRPKNTLKMGLVGLPNVGKSTTFNVLTKLNIPAENYPFCTIDPHEAKVTVEDERFEWLVKHFNPKSNVHAYLSIFDIAGLVKNAHLGEGLGNNFLSNIAAVDGIYHVVRAFENEDIIHTEGNINPVRDLEIINSELIYKDISHCEKNLEEVTKVLNRNKKDKVKQNEHDVLTSVLNYLKEHKWIKDGTWKSNEIEVLNEYNFLTAKPVVYLVNMSEADFIRQKNKYLAKIYNWVQEKNKGTIIPYSAEVEQKILSMDEEEKKQYFETNNIKQSMLNKIIKTGYYEINLIHFFTCGHDEVKCWTIRKGTKAPQAAGVIHTDFEKGFICAEVYKYTDLVEYKSEGEVKANGKYLQKGKDYVVEDGDIIFFKFNVSSGGKK; from the coding sequence GAAAGTCAACAACTTTCAATGTGTTAACCAAATTAAATATCCCTGCTGAGAATTATCCCTTTTGTACAATCGATCCACACGAAGCCAAGGTAACGGTAGAAGATGAAAGGTTTGAATGGTTGGTTAAGCATTTTAATCCAAAAAGCAATGTGCATGCATATTTATCAATTTTTGATATTGCCGGATTAGTAAAGAACGCACATTTAGGAGAAGGTTTaggaaataattttttatcaaaCATCGCAGCTGTCGATGGTATATATCATGTTGTTCGAGCTTTTGAAAATGAAGACATTATTCACACAGAAGGTAATATTAACCCGGTTCGTGAtttagaaataataaattcagaattaatatataaagatatatcaCATTGTGAGAAGAATTTAGAAGAAGTAACAAAAGTGttaaatagaaataaaaaagataaagtaaaacaaaatgaacatGATGTTTTGACATCcgttttaaattatttaaaagaacaTAAATGGATTAAAGATGGTACATGGAAAAGTAATGAAATAGAAGTTttgaatgaatataattttttaactGCCAAACCAGTTGTTTATCTTGTTAATATGAGTGAAGCTGATTTTATaagacaaaaaaataaatatctagcgaaaatttataattgggtacaagaaaaaaataaaggtaCCATTATACCATATTCAGCAGAAGTTGAACAAAAAATACTTTCTATGGATGAAGAAGAgaaaaaacaatattttgaaaccaataatattaaacaaagtatgctaaataaaattattaaaacaggatattatgaaattaatttaatacatttttttacatGTGGTCATGATGAAGTGAAATGTTGGACCATCAGAAAAGGAACTAAAGCACCACAAGCAGCAGGTGTTATTCATACCGATTTTGAAAAAGGTTTCATATGTGCAGAggtttataaatatacagaTCTTGTTGAATATAAATCCGAAGGAGAAGTTAAAGCAAATGgaaaatatttacaaaaaggTAAAGATTATGTAGTTGAAGATGGAgatattatctttttcaaATTTAATGTATCATCAggaggaaaaaaataa
- a CDS encoding pre-mRNA-splicing factor CWC15, putative, producing the protein MTTAHRPTWYNAIGGDNQGGNRKVSQTLKVCSRDLPGHLKMKTRDLSDYVEDKNMIKNNLIQLENKNNKETSKGNKLLAIENIKKLTNHDFKNPFPEDEDDIIGDEWKKKSHKKNKKKKKLKMKNKRNVKKRKVKHDMSEDEMSHDMNDYNSSDNNSSDNNSSDNNSSDNNSSDYNSSDNNSSDDDESDEEEKELLRELENLKRERMEKLKKEKEEQELLKKKKNNVLTNNPLINLEDSSDNDEVSTKKRKWTDDAIFRNTCEKKEKKTPSYINDTVRSAFHKKFLFKYIH; encoded by the exons atgACGACAGCACATCGCCCAACGTGGTACAATGCCATAGGAGGTGATAATCAAG GAGGGAATCGAAAAGTTAGTCAGACGCTCAAAGTCTGCAGTCGAGATTTGCCAGGACACCTAAAAATGAAAACGAGAGATTTAAGTGACTATGtagaagataaaaatatgattaaaaacaatttaatacaactagaaaataaaaacaataaagaAACCAGTAAAGGTAATAAATTACTAGccatagaaaatataaaaaaattgacaAATCATGATTTCAAAAATCCCTTCCCAgaagatgaagatgataTTATTGGAGATGagtggaaaaaaaaatctcacaagaaaaataaaaaaaagaaaaaattaaaaatgaagaataaaAGAAATGTTAAAAAGAGGAAAGTCAAACATGATATGTCAGAAGATGAAATGAGTCATGATATGAATGATTATAATTCAAGTGATAATAATTCAAGTGATAATAATTCGAGTGATAATAATTCGAGTGATAATAATTCGAGTGATTATAACTCAAGCGATAATAATTCAAGTGATGATGACGAATccgatgaagaagaaaaagaactACTAAGAGAACttgaaaatttaaaaagagaAAGGATGGAAAAgcttaaaaaagaaaaagaagaacaagaactcttaaaaaaaaaaaaaaataatgtctTAACAAATAACCCATTAATTAATTTAGAAGATAGTAGTGATAATGATGAAGTaagtacaaaaaaaagaaaatggaCAGATGACGCTATCTTTAGAAATACCTgtgagaaaaaagaaaaaaaaacaccaTCGTATATTAATGATACTGTACGTAGTGCCTTTCACaagaaatttttatttaaatatattcattaa
- a CDS encoding U3 small nucleolar RNA-associated protein 7, putative, with product MSSLYVEQKVEPEKIKEEKINVNVNKILYKAHKNIKKEKIKNPSKRIDYLCVDKNDLPKNLPNTKNIKNRKLKNQLNKDVKLAILSSKKLLANTKFMPLKEGYIKYNSVNEPKVHIAPSKDEEDEKEKKKKKKKKKKKKNELIDSKEIETTNNDNNNMNNINSCNRNDLDFNTYKNYIIEKEGINYLAPSDEEDNKNRRASQKYIYDNADVGTQKKVFDLKLNMGPYSCTYTRNGKYLLMTGVKGHVSLIDTHNLESLCEFQVDEMIRCNTTLHNYKLFAVSQKKYMYIYDNTGMEINCIKDILYTYNMVFLPYHFLLTSIGEFGELVYQDISVGNIVTRKKTKRGPCSIMKQNKKDAIIYLGHKNGHVTLWSPNIDKSICDIFCHHTPISSIGVHENYLITASVDSTYKLWDIRKMEYIKSYKSHNIINNIDISDTSLVAFSMNTHFRTYKNLFTNPQLYITHNIYGDQINSISFQPFEDICSLGLKHSIKTLLVPGAGIANIDTFFNNPYETKKQVRENEVKLLLDKLPADTIKFNTDQIGNINPYLINHNEQKNDTNVYNKNNMKKKNKKNIKNKKNLKNNKNEENINRMHKQSEHETD from the coding sequence atgagCAGCCTGTATGTAGAACAAAAGGTGGAACCCGAAAAGATTAAGGAGGAGAAAATTAATGTGAacgtaaataaaatattatacaaagctcataagaatataaaaaaagaaaagataaaGAATCCATCAAAAAGGATAGATTATTTATGTGTTGATAAAAATGACTTACCGAAAAATTTACCAAATACAAAGAATATTAAGAATAGGAAATTAAAAAACCAATTAAACAAAGATGTAAAGTTAGCTATATTGtcttcaaaaaaattattggcAAATACAAAATTTATGCCTCTGAAAGAgggatatattaaatacaatTCTGTGAATGAACCAAAAGTTCATATTGCTCCTTCaaaagatgaagaagatgaaaaagaaaaaaagaaaaaaaaaaagaaaaaaaaaaaaaaaaaaaacgaattGATAGATTCAAAAGAAATAGAAACaacaaataatgataataataacatgaataatattaatagttgTAATCGTAATGATCTTGATTTTAatacttataaaaattacataatTGAGAAGGAAGGTATTAATTATTTAGCACCTTctgatgaagaagataataaaaataggcGAGCTAgccaaaaatatatttatgataatgCTGATGTGGGTACtcaaaaaaaagtatttgATTTGAAATTAAATATGGGTCCATATTCATGTACTTATACAAGAAatggaaaatatttattaatgacAGGAGTAAAAGGACATGTAAGTTTGATAGATACACATAATTTAGAAAGTTTATGTGAGTTTCAAGTTGATGAAATGATTAGATGTAATACAAcattacataattataagcTTTTTGCGGTTAGTcaaaaaaagtatatgtatatatatgataatactGGAATGGAAATAAATtgtataaaagatatattatatacatataatatggtATTTTTaccatatcattttttattaacatcGATTGGTGAATTTGGTGAATTGGTTTATCAGGATATATCGGTTGGTAATATTGTAActagaaaaaaaacaaaaagaggACCATGTTCTATTatgaaacaaaataaaaaagatgctataatatatttaggtCATAAAAATGGACATGTTACTTTATGGTCACCAAATATTGATAAAAGTATATGTGATATATTTTGTCATCATACACCCATATCTTCTATAGGAGTTcatgaaaattatttaataacagCATCAGTAGATtcaacatataaattatgggACATAAGAAAaatggaatatataaaatcatataaatcacataatattattaataatattgatataagTGATACATCCCTAGTAGCATTTTCAATGAATACACATTttagaacatataaaaatcttTTTACAAATccacaattatatataactcataatatatatggagATCAAATTAATTCCATATCCTTTCAACCCTTTGAAGATATTTGTTCCTTAGGTTTAAAACACTCAATAAAAACACTTCTCGTACCAGGAGCGGGTATAGCTAACATAGATACCTTCTTTAATAACCCAtatgaaacaaaaaaacaagtAAGAGAAAATGAAGTCAAATTGTTATTAGATAAACTACCAGCTGATACTATCAAATTTAATACAGACCAAATAGGAAACATAAACCCATATCTCATAAACcataatgaacaaaaaaatgatacaaatgtgtataataaaaacaacatgaaaaagaaaaataaaaaaaatataaaaaataaaaaaaatttaaaaaataataaaaatgaagaaaatataaatcgtATGCACAAACAATCTGAACACGAAACGGATTAA
- a CDS encoding tRNAHis guanylyltransferase, putative — MANSKFSYVKLFEEERKILLNCYFIVRIDGCDFKHFVKAHNYNKPNDIKGLNLMNECALDILKKFDDIDLCYGHSDEYSFLFNKSTKLWNRRYDKILTNVVSYFTSCFLYKWKNYFQKEMLYAPSFDARIVVYPNEKEIKDYFSWRQVDCHINTQYNECFWNLIRQANYTNDEAHKFLLTTQTKDKNELLFSRFNINYNNLPEIFRRGTIIIRNKTFQKKNEALGTIYNNDTANNIDDNNNNNNNNNNTFNDNNDIENFEKLKKECLPKFIISHENLVSEKFWDKYDYIFKKKKDLEKK; from the coding sequence ATGGCTAACAGCAAATTCAGTTATGTAAAATTATTTGAAGAAGAAAGGAAGATATTACTAAATTGCTACTTTATTGTAAGGATTGATGGGTGTGATTTTAAACATTTTGTAAAGgcacataattataataagccaaatgatataaaaggATTAAATTTGATGAATGAATGTGCTcttgatattttaaaaaaattcgaTGATATCGATTTATGTTATGGTCATTCAGATGAGTAtagttttttatttaataaaagtaCTAAATTATGGAATAGAAGATATGACAAGATATTAACAAATGTCGTATCGTATTTTACATcttgttttttatataaatggaaaaattattttcaaaaagAAATGTTATATGCACCTTCTTTTGATGCTAGAATTGTGGTCTATCCTAATGAAAAGGAGATAAAAGATTATTTTTCTTGGAGACAAGTAGATTGTCATATTAATACACAATATAATGAATGTTTTTGGAATTTAATAAGACAAGCTAATTATACAAATGATGAAGcacataaatttttattaacaacACAAACTAAAGATAAAAACGAATTACTTTTCTCAcgttttaatataaattataataatttaccaGAAATATTTAGAAGGGGaactataataataagaaataaaactttccaaaaaaaaaatgaggcATTAGgaactatatataataatgatacagCAAATAATATAgacgataataataataataataataataataataatacttttaatgataataatgatatagaaaattttgagaaattaaaaaaagaatgtctaccaaaatttataatttctcaTGAAAATTTAGTTAGTGAAAAATTCTGGGATAAGTATgattacatttttaaaaaaaaaaaagacttggaaaaaaaatga
- a CDS encoding protein CPH1, putative, whose translation MNFPNRIRYDKRLHDFENLYRKKHIIHYYLKKNDIITCLAEIRQGASPFIRDECNRTALDLAIVLFMKKFHECIFTCLITDFIYCKSKKYDGLKTKITYNEYEKIVEKEKNICYSKYIFYDDMFSKKKKKKKSMEQNTEQKFGNVSPFLLLQRNVNPSLLNQSYKNDGNIYRKYCETNDILFLSEEIITFPISKTIQAQLDDILRKMNALLFFIKILCKNIILKKGSELTLQEEISNLTFPFFYNNTIHTLFKIYPFNSCSNKWDIHNPADARKLIHKILSKKLIGTEIITFIGKIVFCFSELIHIYGPKIFELNSLYSQYFLHMAFTLDNEYLFKVIINKQNIFTTQTDIFHWDELIQSIEPHKEKFKLYYKQLIYARLKKLFMKKLEKVFYKKEMDKNINNHSNNNSNIKCRTNTLHSTYTTLLKGYYEDILNCSNAEDLEIVIQKFLHILKKKKLTTL comes from the coding sequence atgaattttcCTAACAGAATAAGATATGATAAGAGATTACATGATTTTGAAAATCTGTATAggaaaaaacatataattcattattatttaaaaaaaaatgatataattacTTGCTTAGCTGAAATTAGACAAGGAGCGTCACCTTTTATAAGAGATGAATGTAATAGAACAGCATTAGATTTAGCTATCGTATTATTTATGAAGAAATTTCATGAATGTATTTTTACATGTTTGATTActgattttatatattgtaagagtaaaaaatatgatggtTTAAAAACtaaaattacatataatgaatatgaaaaaatagtagaaaaagaaaaaaatatatgttattcaaaatatatattttatgatgatatgttttcaaaaaaaaaaaaaaaaaaaaaatcaatggAACAAAACACAGAACAAAAATTTGGTAATGTATCTCctttcttattattacaaaGAAATGTTAATCCTTCTTTATTAAATCAAAGTTATAAAAACGatggtaatatatatagaaaatattgcgaaacaaatgatatattatttttatcggAAGAAATAATAACCTTTCCTATATCTAAAACGATTCAAGCACAATTAGATgatattttaagaaaaatgaatgctcttttattttttataaaaatattatgtaaaaatattatattaaaaaaaggtTCAGAATTAACACTTCAAGAGGAAATTTCCAATTTAacttttccatttttttataataacacTATACatacattatttaaaatatatcctTTCAACAGTTGCTCAAATAAATGGGATATACACAATCCAGCAGATGCTAGAAAATTAATTCATAAAATActttcaaaaaaattaataggTACAGAAATAATTACTTTTATTGGGAAAATTGTATTTTGCTTTTCagaattaatacatatatatggaccaaaaatatttgaattaAATTCCTTATATTctcaatattttttacatatggCTTTTACCCTAGACAATGAATATCTATTTAaagtaataattaataaacaaaatattttcacTACCCAAACAGATATATTTCATTGGGATGAATTAATTCAATCAATAGAACCCcataaagaaaaattcaAATTGTACTACAAACAATTGATATATGCTAGATTGAAGAAattatttatgaaaaaattagaaaaggtattttataaaaaagagatggataaaaatataaataatcattCAAATAATAACTCTAACATAAAATGTAGAACAAATACATTACATTCTACATATACAACATTATTAAAGGGTTATTATGAAGACATTTTAAATTGCTCTAATGCAGAAGATTTGGAAATAGTAATACAAAAATTTCTgcatatattgaaaaaaaaaaaattaacaacattgtaa
- a CDS encoding dynactin subunit 5, putative has product MSGLRDVGVGLENIISDNYLECYNNETFQKVERFNRSDYILTASGNKVCKNSILYGMRNIHMLGKSIIKNKAILRGDLNSLYIGKYVIIGCGTLICPCFTNKINIPNEIFDNNKMENHKPDASSYITITIGNYVYIGNNCIIKATYIGNNVYIGNNTIIGERVIIKDNVIIKQNTVIPNDTIISPYSKYSGCPSKFIKYLPDSSEIYLKDIPYFYYKNFIPNLEDE; this is encoded by the coding sequence ATGTCTGGGTTAAGAGACGTTGGGGTGGGgttagaaaatataataagtgATAATTATTTGGAGTGTTATAACAATGAAACATTTCAAAAGGTTGAAAGATTTAATCGTTCagattatatattaacagcTTCAGGTAATAAGGTATGTAAAAACTCAATATTATATGGAATGAgaaatattcatatgttAGGAAAgtctataataaaaaataaagcaaTATTACGAGGAGATTTGAACAGTTTATATATTGGgaaatatgttattataggATGTGGTACATTAATATGTCCTTGttttacaaataaaataaatataccaaatgaaatatttgataataataaaatggaaaatCATAAACCTGACGCTAGTTCTTATATTACTATAACTATTggtaattatgtatatattggAAATAATTGTATAATAAAAGCAACATATATAGGAAATAATGTCTACATAGGTAATAATACCATTATAGGAGAAAgggtaataataaaagataatgTAATAATTAAACAGAATACTGTTATACCGAATGATACTATTATATCACCTTACTCAAAATATTCAGGATGCCCTTCGAAGTTTATCAAATATCTACCAGACTCTTCtgaaatttatttaaaggaTATTCCTTATTTCtactataaaaattttatacctAATCTGGAGGATGAATAA
- a CDS encoding proteasome assembly chaperone 4, putative: MDNTKCYEYPEHNEKNNFIIEKQYESNPNVDIYRYNRTYMSYLNLYFCIINFKETMFISVTDDNNQMNDLQVSYPIKYEDADNTICLVGEPHSYGNDIARLLGMKFKMPFFVSVNVDECDENLTNFIFLNCLEILKVLLKNKEENKVQA; the protein is encoded by the exons atggataatACCAAATGCTATGAATATCCTGAACATAATGAGAAaaacaattttataattGAAAAGCAATATGAATCGAATCCTaatgtagatatatatagatataatagaACATATATGagttatttaaatttatatttctgtattataaattttaaagaaaCAATGTTTATATCGGTGActgatgataataatcaaaTGAATGATTTACAAGTCTCATATCccataaaatat GAAGATGCGGACAACACAATTTGTCTCGTAGGTGAACCTCATTCATATGGGAATGATATAGCAAGATTATTAg GCATGAAGTTCAAGATGCCCTTTTTCGTAAGTGTCAATGTTGACGAATGTGATGAAAATTTaacaaattttattttcttaaattGCTTAGAGATATTAAAAGTGTTACTTAAAAATAAGGAAGAGAATAAGGTACAGGCTTAA
- a CDS encoding metallo-hydrolase/oxidoreductase, putative codes for MIELFLTTNKKKRKKKFVILFLYIILSSVIQICLTYRLGRKNMLHYLINYIDKNDLLLYNINRKKKRGKNEYFINVPKRNLQKLWKGRNKNLSLHNNNMNSGELADVKNEKKKMINIIKECVDNLLFINRYLVEEMLEDDNKKYEQENRENNNNNNNVEKDIQVDVTNNLLSKDNYFIDKKKKNIINSYIEEMDKFLETYDFNENKEEILNYEKYISNVIVYNTVIINNNHVNQKNYMDRVIFNYINLVLLSKAGTMEDRGGNTCHVENIHDEENICDKNNICDKDNICDKENICDKENICDKENICDNICDNIYDNICDNIYHKEDIITSKCSNNIYNIEHICKKLVMIKKAVIYLMKKYNIKIEELYIEPKTHDIKIKRNIYEDNVEKKSDWKLIFLGTGSMYPSTSRGTSSFIFQTIKKKCNEAFLFDCGENTFIALQKANIKVSKIKNIFITHLHGDHCLGLISVLTMLRNMNTINIYGPEGLYRFLKNNFNCTYSKRIAKFCVYELKDGNVTNGSNQKIVNNTNSCYNFNNNNNNNNNKNKRNIEYVYKNEQNYYPILKNDYIEINAFPIKHTVPTVGYIIKEINVENKFNANYIDSLIKKNYDELKKCENLDYVPYKIYENIIRKMNYNDVIIFPDQTKLTFHKAYKEIYKERKIVVCQDTYDASNLEEHAKDADVLIHESTNSLVDLTHDLQAGNGLYEDIPSMVMFSKNRNHNVQVLNKKSDTRGENGAISGNMNEHTCGGEKGNIDGGEKGNIDGGEKENIGGGEKGNIDGGEKENIGGGEKENIGDGEKENIGGGEKENIGDGEKENIGGDEKEHVGGDEKEHTCGDNQASPCDHRNHCDGEEAHENTTYKSDKSNCLFEKNTNNDELMKSYNKIISERGHSTANMAGDFARKINARKLILTHFSQRYIGDNKLKNVLVMKKIEKEAMVSFLSVDPKKQTNDINRDDYTNNNNSINNHHQNIDTNDLHNGNGKHEITINKYINVNKSNNEIFKNKKDKYSYDKEVIAAYDGLIVHIPPQRKH; via the coding sequence atgatAGAATTATTTCTTACTACTAATAAAAAGAAGAGGAAAAAGAagtttgttattttatttctctatattattttaagttCCGTTATACAAATTTGCCTGACATATAGGTTAGGAAGAAAAAACATGTTACactatttaataaattacataGATAAGAAcgatttgttattatataatataaatagaaaaaagaaaagaggGAAAAATGAATACTTTATAAATGTCCCAAAAAGaaatttacaaaaattatggaaggggagaaataaaaatttgtcactacataataataatatgaattctGGAGAATTAGCTGatgttaaaaatgaaaagaaaaaaatgataaatataataaaagagtGTGTTGATAACttgttatttataaatcGTTACTTAGTTGAAGAGATGTTagaagatgataataaaaaatatgaacaagaaaatagagaaaataataataataataataatgtagaaAAGGATATACAAGTAGATGTAACAAATAACCTTTTGTCAAaggataattattttatagataaaaaaaaaaaaaatataattaatagtTATATTGAAGAAATGGATAAATTTCTAGAAACATATGATTTTAATGAAAACAaggaagaaatattaaattatgaaaaatatatatcaaatgttattgtttataatacagttataataaataataatcatgtgaatcaaaagaattatatggATAGggttatttttaattatattaatttggtTCTCTTAAGTAAGGCCGGTACGATGGAAGACAGAGGTGGTAATACATGCCATGTGGAAAATATacatgatgaagaaaatatttgtgataaaaataatatttgtgataaagataatatttgtgataaagaaaatatttgtgataaagaaaatatttgcgataaagaaaatatttgcGATAATATTTGTGATAATATTTACGATAATATTTGCGATAATATTTACCATAAGGAAGATATAATAACGTCTAAATGTtcaaataacatatataatatagaacatatttgtaaaaaattggtaatgataaaaaaggcTGTGATATAtttgatgaaaaaatataatataaaaatagaagaGTTATATATAGAACCAAAAACgcatgatataaaaataaaaagaaatatttatgaaGATAATGTAGAAAAGAAAAGTGATTGGaagttaatttttttaggTACTGGATCGATGTACCCATCAACTAGTCGAGGGACATCATCATTCATTTTtcaaacaataaaaaaaaaatgtaatgaGGCTTTCTTGTTTGATTGTGGAGAAAATACATTTATAGCATTGCAAAAAGCTAATATAAAAGttagtaaaataaaaaatatttttattactcaTTTACATGGTGATCATTGTTTAGGATTAATTTCTGTATTAACCATGCTGAGGAATATgaatacaataaatatatatggtcCAGAAGGATTATAtagatttttaaaaaataattttaattgtaCATATTCTAAGAGGATTGCTAAATTTTGTGTATACGAATTGAAAGATGGAAACGTCACAAATGGGTCCAACCAAAAAATTGTAAATAATACTAACAGctgttataattttaataataataataataataataataataaaaataaaagaaatatagaatacgtatataaaaatgaacagAATTATTAtcctatattaaaaaatgattatattgaAATAAATGCTTTCCCTATTAAACACACAGTACCAACTGTaggatatataataaaagaaataaatgtagaaaataaatttaatgcAAATTATATTGATtctcttataaaaaaaaattatgacgAACTAAAAAAATGTGAAAATTTAGATTATGTACCTTATaagatatatgaaaatattataaggaaaatgaattataatGATGTAATAATTTTCCCAGATCAAACAAAACTTACTTTTCATAAAGCatataaagaaatttataaagaaagaaaaatagtAGTATGTCAAGATACATACGATGCATCAAATTTAGAAGAGCATGCAAAGGACGCTGATGTTTTAATACACGAATCTACTAATAGTCTTGTCGATTTAACACATGACCTACAAGCTGGGAATGGATTGTATGAAGATATACCTAGCATGGTTATGTTCTCAAAAAATAGGAATCATAATGTGCaagttttaaataaaaaaagtgatACACGTGGTGAAAATGGAGCGATCAGCGGAAATATGAACGAACATACATGTGGTGGTGAGAAGGGAAATATAGATGGTGGTGAGAAGGGAAATATAGATGGTGGTGAGAAGGAAAATATAGGTGGTGGTGAGAAGGGAAATATAGATGGTGGTGAGAAGGAAAATATAGGTGGTGGTGAGAAGGAAAATATAGGTGATGGTGAGAAGGAAAATATAGGTGGTGGTGAGAAGGAAAATATAGGTGATGGTGAGAAGGAAAATATAGGTGGTGATGAGAAGGAACATGTAGGTGGTGATGAGAAAGAACATACATGTGGTGATAACCAGGCATCCCCATGTGACCACAGGAATCATTGTGATGGTGAAGAGGCACATGAAAACACAACATATAAAAGCGACAAATCAAATTGcctttttgaaaaaaatacaaataatgatGAGCTCATGAAAAgctataacaaaataatttcaGAACGAGGACATTCCACAGCTAATATGGCTGGAGATTTTGCAAGAAAAATTAATGCGagaaaattaattttaactCATTTTTCACAAAGATATATTGGAGACAACAAGTTAAAAAATGTCCTTGTTATGAAAAAGATAGAAAAAGAAGCAATggtttcttttttatctGTTGATCCAAAAAAACAgacaaatgatataaatagaGATGATtacacaaataataataacagtaTAAATAACCATCATCAAAATATTGATACTAATGACCTACATAATGGAAATGGAAAACATGAAATtacaattaataaatatattaatgtaaataaaagtaataatgaaatatttaaaaacaaaaaagataaatattcTTATGATAAAGAAGTAATTGCTGCATATGATGGCCTAATAGTACATATCCCACCACAACgaaaacattaa